From the genome of Colias croceus chromosome 9, ilColCroc2.1, one region includes:
- the LOC123694311 gene encoding multifunctional methyltransferase subunit TRM112-like protein yields MKLITHNMLTSKCLKGVVTGYPLAINATNIKITEVDFNPEFISRIIPKLDWEVLWRAADSIGHSDGLPQTVEPKFEENSEFLKKVHKVLLEIEIEEGNLVCPESGRKFPISKGIPNMLLTEAEVQ; encoded by the coding sequence ATGAAGTTAATAACACATAACATGCTTACTTCGAAATGTTTAAAAGGTGTAGTTACTGGGTATCCACTTGCTATAAATGcaactaatattaaaataacagaaGTCGATTTCAATCCTGAATTTATTTCTCGCATTATACCTAAACTAGATTGGGAAGTTCTGTGGAGAGCAGCCGACAGTATTGGACACAGTGATGGCCTTCCTCAAACAGTTGAACCAAAGTTTGAAGAAAATAgtgaattcttaaaaaaggTTCACAAAGTTTTACttgaaatagaaatagaagaagGGAATTTAGTTTGTCCAGAATCAGGCAGAAAATTTCCAATATCAAAAGGGATACCAAATATGTTACTTACTGAAGCTGAAGTgcaataa
- the LOC123694290 gene encoding DIS3-like exonuclease 2, which translates to MLSTSSPPAVTLNDASKPTSKHQTSCDEMSTNGSDNNELQDNTTQINPKNNTSESNAVSADTKLQNNVGTPKKKNARKREKLKKLQIPSPNVSLHSNPEARFTPGNGESLELRPSTSQEVTNQVSKSQGKGVQDTKNIVKKKNKDVSKTINEGLSQLHVSSKKQDHANSQRTNTVNDYFVQQVIPLYATANARYLENLSHHPQFQFAQNITSQQLFNHYRQTSSAPNSPSVPGNMHLSPISFPNSPYIQSNLHSPKFMQNVMQHPLLNHSVNVGRNFNMQRNMHYGPINAMYFNEIKNMSSQQVTPNRTNGKKDQKSSDQKFENYMSQEDVEQGLENNTLLEGVLRINPKQFQHAYVSSHDRSEQDVLIEGVKNRNRALEGDVVIVQFIDTDSEENTDENKQKKGKVVYIKERVHLRNCIGTLKLMPDKNRQRALLVPRDFRMPRLNVPCTYWPDNFYNDSKSYENTLFLAKIIEWFDTRFAIGKIVCNIGVSGDMQSETKAILAQTDLDVTPFGSEVRHLYPHLDYVIPEEEIKLREDCRKLCIFSIDPHNCRDIDDAVSCRVLENGNYEIGVHISDVSHFLTENTILDEKVAEKATTVYMVEKAYHMLPDELCMLCSLFPGVDKLAFSIFWEITDDAQVLSTRFSKTIIHSCCQLAYEHAQAVLENKDDAELNLPEMYNDFKHADVKETIRNLGKIASILRRRRFEGGALRIDQPKVSFHLSPKDGMPESFWIYESKESHQLIEEFMLLANMSVAQRIYEDYPRLAFLRCHPEPSGYMLRQLEKSLKPMGIDIEISSAGDLQRSLLPYVGPSNTDKGKAMVLSMLCTKPMARAKYFCAGGYEEDFHHYALNVPLYTHFTSPIRRYADIMVHRLLSASIKYRDVPKWEVDKVRMVAAQCNKQKYNAKKAGELSTELYILKYIAMHSPVTTEAVVVEVREKYIDVIIVAMSLNRRIFFNNDFPGEYKCIKNDAGMKLSKMELTWKATDDLPQVKQTISVFSTLQVEMNKGDDMVKVEIKLVRPLQSDPT; encoded by the exons ATGCTATCCACATCTTCTCCTCCAGCTGTTACTTTAAATGATGCTAGTAAACCAACATCGAAACATCAAACTTCCTGCGACGAAATGAGCACGAATGGAAGTGATAACAATGAACTTCAAGACAACACAACACAAATCAATCCTAAGAACAATACAAGTGAAAGTAATGCTGTGAGTGCTGATACAAAATTGCAAAATAATGTGGGAAcgccaaaaaagaaaaatgccCGTAAGCgtgaaaaattaaagaaattacaAATACCTTCACCAAATGTAAGTTTGCACTCAAACCCTGAAGCAAGATTCACTCCAGGAAACGGTGAGTCCCTTGAATTACGTCCATCTACTTCGCAAGAAGTTACAAATCAAGTATCGAAATCTCAAGGCAAAGGTGTACAggacacaaaaaatattgtaaaaaaaaagaataaagatGTATCGAAAACAATAAATGAGGGATTGTCTCAGTTGCATGTTTCTTCCAAAAAGCAAGATCACGCGAATTCACAGCGAACTAATACGGTAAATGATTACTTTGTACAACAAGTCATCCCATTATATGCTACAGCAAATGCCAGGTATCTAGAAAACCTCTCACATCATCCGCAGTTCCAATTTGCGCAAAATATTACTTCCCAGCaattatttaatcattatagACAGACATCAAGTGCTCCAAACTCTCCGTCAGTACCTGGAAACATGCATCTTAGCCCTATCAGTTTTCCAAATTCACCATATATTCAATCAAATTTACATTCTCCAAAATTTATGCAAAACGTCATGCAACACCCTTTATTAAATCACTCAGTAAATGTGGGCagaaattttaatatgcagAGAAATATGCATTATGGACCCATCAATGCtatgtattttaatgaaataaaaaacatgtcTTCCCAACAAGTCACCCCAAACCGTACAAATGGTAAAAAAGACCAAAAGAGTTCTGatcaaaaatttgaaaattatatgtCACAAGAAGATGTGGAACAAGGCTTGGAAAATAACACACTTTTGGAAGGAGTGTTACGTATTAATCCAAAGCAATTTCAACATGCATATGTTTCAAGTCATGATCGTAGTGAGCAAGATGTTTTAATAGAAGGagtaaaaaatagaaatcGTGCCCTTGAAGGTGATGTTGTAATTGTTCAATTCATTGACACTGACTCAGAAGAAAATACAGATGAAAACAAGCAAAAAAAAGGCAAAGTTGTGTATATAAAGGAAAGAGTCCATTTACGCAATTGCATTGGAACATTAAAGTTGATGCCAGATAAAAATAGACAAAGGGCTCTTCTAGTTCCTAGGGATTTTAGAATGCCTAGATTAAATGTACCCTGCACATATTGGccagataatttttataatgattcAAAAAGCTACGAAAATACACTCTTTCTAGCCAAAATAATAGAGTGGTTTGATACAAGATTTGCTATAGGTAAAATAGTGTGCAACATTGGTGTGTCAGGAGACATGCAATCAGAAACAAAAGCAATTTTAGCACAAACTGACTTAGATGTCACACCTTTTGGTTCAGAAGTCAGGCATTTGTATCCTCACCTAGATTATGTTATACCAGAAGAGGAAATTAAATTGAGAGAAGATTGTCGAAAGTTATGTATTTTCAGTATTGACCCCCATAACTGCCGTGATATTGATGATGCTGTTTCATGTAGGGTCCTGGAAAATGGTAATTACGAAATAGGTGTGCATATATCTGATGTATCACATTTCTTAACAGAAAACACTATACTTGATGAAAAAGTTGCTGAAAAGGCAACTACAGTGTATATGGTTGAAAAAGCATACCACATGTTACCTGATGAACTTTGTATGCTTTGTTCTTTATTTCCTGGAGTAGATAAACTTgctttttctatattttggGAGATAACAGATGATGCTCAAGTTTTGAGTACAAGATTTAGTAAAACTATTATTCATTCTTGTTGTCAGCTTGCTTATGAACATGCACAGGCTGTCCTTGAAAATAAAGATGATGCTGAATTAAACTTGCCAGAAATGTACAATGACTTTAAACATGCAGATGTGAAGGAAACAATAAGAAATTTGGGTAAGATAGCATCTATTTTAAGGAGGCGACGATTCGAAGGTGGGGCACTTAGAATTGATCAACCCAAAGTATCCTTCCACTTGAGCCCTAAAGATGGAATGCCTGAGTCTTTTTGGATTTATGAAAGTAAAGAAAGCCATCAGCTGATTGAGGAATTTATGTTACTTGCAAATATGTCTGTTGCTCAAAGAATATACGAAGATTATCCTCGATTAGCATTTCTAAGATGTCATCCAGAACCAAGCGGTTACATGTTGCGCCAGTTGGAAAAATCTCTGAAACCCATGGGCATAGACATTGAGATATCATCTGCTGGTGATTTGCAAAGGTCACTTCTACCATATGTAGGTCCCTCTAACACTGATAAAGGAAAAGCAATGGTTTTAAGTATGTTGTGTACAAAACCAATGGCAAGAGCGAAATATTTTTGTGCTGGTGGATATGAAGAAGACTTCCATCATTATGCGTTGAATGTTCCATTATATACACATTTTACAAGTCCCATTAGGAGATATGCCGATATAATGGTTCATAG GTTATTatcagctagtattaaatacaGAGATGTGCCCAAGTGGGAAGTCGACAAAGTCAGAATGGTTGCCGCACaatgcaataaacaaaaatacaatgcTAAAAAAGCTGGCGAATTATCTACAGAATTATATATTCTGAAATATATTGCGATGCATTCTCCTGTGACAACCGAAGCAGTTGTTGTTGAAGTTCGAGAAAAGTACATAGATGTCATTATCGTTGCTATGAGCCTAAACAgaagaatatttttcaataat gattTCCCCGGggaatataaatgtataaaaaatgatgCAGGCATGAAATTATCCAAGATGGAATTGACATGGAAAGCCACAGATGATCTACCTCAAGTCAAACAAACCATTAGTGTGTTTTCTACACTACAAGTGGAAATGAATAAGGGAGATGACATGGTGAAGGTTGAAATTAAACTGGTTAGACCTCTGCAATCAGACCCTACTTAA